A single window of Sporosarcina sp. Marseille-Q4943 DNA harbors:
- a CDS encoding cytidine deaminase — protein MDKVKLMEEAKTAREKAYVPYSKFPVGAALLTGDGLVYHGCNIENSAYSMTNCAERTAFFKAVSDGNTDFKALAVIGDTEGPISPCGACRQVIAEFCDSDMPVYLTNLNGKVQETTVGELLPGAFSKEDLEYAEGQQ, from the coding sequence ATGGATAAAGTAAAATTGATGGAAGAAGCGAAAACAGCTAGAGAAAAAGCGTATGTGCCTTATTCGAAATTTCCGGTAGGAGCGGCGTTGTTAACTGGGGATGGTCTAGTTTACCACGGCTGCAATATCGAAAATTCAGCTTATAGCATGACGAATTGTGCGGAAAGGACGGCTTTCTTTAAAGCGGTTTCAGATGGGAACACCGATTTCAAAGCATTGGCGGTAATTGGAGATACGGAAGGTCCGATTTCACCATGCGGAGCATGCAGACAAGTGATCGCCGAATTTTGCGATTCCGATATGCCGGTCTATTTGACGAATTTGAATGGGAAAGTGCAAGAGACGACTGTAGGGGAATTGTTACCGGGTGCTTTCTCCAAGGAGGATTTGGAATATGCAGAAGGACAGCAATAA
- the era gene encoding GTPase Era, which produces MQKDSNKFKSGFISIIGRPNVGKSTFLNRVVGQKIAIMSDKPQTTRNKVQGVVTTDDSQLIFIDTPGIHKPKHKLGDFMVKSARNTLKEVDVIMFMVNANEPIGGGDRFIIDLLQNTETPVFLVINKIDLVHPDDLLTTITSYTKEYDFAEVVPLSALNGNNVERLMETLTNYLPEGPKYYPDDQVTDHPERFIISEFIREKVLHLTREEIPHSVAVVIEKIERDENRGLVDVAATIIVDRDSQKGIVIGKKGALLKEIGTKARHDIEMLLGSKVYLELWVKVQKDWRNKPGQLREFGFREDEY; this is translated from the coding sequence ATGCAGAAGGACAGCAATAAGTTCAAATCTGGCTTCATATCGATCATAGGTAGACCAAATGTCGGAAAGTCTACATTTTTAAATCGAGTTGTCGGTCAGAAGATCGCCATCATGAGTGATAAGCCACAAACGACAAGGAATAAAGTGCAAGGCGTTGTCACAACGGACGACTCCCAGTTGATATTCATTGATACTCCCGGAATTCATAAACCGAAGCACAAACTTGGAGATTTCATGGTGAAGTCCGCTCGCAATACGCTAAAGGAAGTCGATGTCATCATGTTCATGGTAAATGCCAATGAACCGATTGGCGGAGGGGACAGATTCATCATCGATTTATTGCAAAACACGGAAACTCCCGTTTTCTTAGTGATCAATAAAATCGATCTTGTCCATCCTGATGACCTATTGACGACAATCACTTCGTATACGAAGGAATATGACTTTGCGGAAGTCGTTCCGTTATCTGCGTTGAATGGCAATAATGTCGAAAGGTTAATGGAAACATTGACGAACTACTTGCCTGAAGGACCGAAATATTATCCGGACGACCAAGTGACAGACCACCCTGAACGCTTCATCATTTCCGAATTTATTCGTGAGAAGGTGTTGCATTTGACGCGTGAGGAAATCCCACATTCAGTCGCTGTCGTCATTGAAAAGATCGAAAGGGATGAAAACCGGGGACTTGTCGATGTGGCAGCCACAATCATCGTCGATCGGGATTCTCAAAAAGGGATCGTCATCGGTAAAAAAGGCGCCCTTTTGAAAGAGATCGGAACGAAAGCAAGGCATGATATCGAAATGCTTTTAGGGTCGAAAGTTTATTTGGAGCTTTGGGTGAAGGTGCAGAAGGATTGGCGCAATAAACCCGGTCAACTTCGCGAATTTGGATTCCGCGAAGACGAATATTGA
- the recO gene encoding DNA repair protein RecO: MLNKWEGIILRSIPYGESNKIVTLYTREAGKMTAMARGAKKPASRLAAVTQTFTYGYYLLRTGRGMGTLEQGEPIDSMRHIREDLEATAYASYIVELIDRLTEDRGQGPNVFGLLIEALQAINEQYDPEAIALFVEWKMLPVAGVHPVLHQCANCGATEGEFAFSFQEIGFLCHRCFQIDPYLVRITPTQLRLIRTFFTVPIQQVGSLDLKKATKQFMKKIVRTVYDEQVGVRLKSRSFLDQLERTPELLPKKEKPEEKGE, from the coding sequence TTGCTGAATAAATGGGAAGGGATCATCCTGAGGAGTATTCCATACGGCGAATCGAACAAGATTGTCACTCTCTATACACGTGAGGCGGGAAAAATGACTGCAATGGCGCGGGGAGCAAAAAAACCAGCGAGTCGTTTAGCGGCGGTTACCCAGACATTTACGTACGGATATTACCTTTTACGAACGGGGCGCGGAATGGGAACGCTGGAACAAGGTGAGCCGATCGATTCGATGAGGCATATCCGGGAGGATCTTGAAGCGACTGCTTATGCCAGCTACATAGTGGAGCTTATCGACCGGTTGACGGAAGACCGTGGACAGGGTCCGAATGTCTTCGGGTTGCTCATTGAAGCCTTGCAAGCAATCAATGAGCAATACGATCCTGAAGCGATCGCATTATTCGTCGAGTGGAAGATGCTCCCTGTCGCGGGCGTCCATCCTGTTTTGCATCAATGCGCAAACTGTGGAGCAACCGAAGGGGAATTCGCTTTCTCGTTTCAGGAGATTGGCTTCCTTTGCCATCGATGCTTCCAAATCGACCCGTATCTTGTAAGGATCACCCCGACGCAACTGAGACTGATCCGCACCTTTTTTACAGTTCCGATCCAGCAGGTCGGTTCATTGGATTTGAAAAAGGCGACGAAACAGTTTATGAAAAAAATCGTTCGAACGGTTTACGACGAACAAGTAGGGGTCCGGTTGAAGTCCAGGTCCTTCCTGGATCAATTGGAGCGTACCCCCGAATTATTACCGAAAAAAGAAAAACCGGAGGAAAAAGGCGAATGA
- a CDS encoding glycine--tRNA ligase, translated as MYSMEQIVNLSKQRGFVFPGSEIYGGLANTWDYGPLGIALKNNIKHAWWQKFVQESPYNEGLDAAILMNPKVWEASGHIGNFNDPMIDCKKCKTRHRADKLIEDALEEKGIELVVDGLPFEKMEELIQEHAIVCPTCGAMDYTGIRQFNLMFKTSQGVTDSSANEIFLRPETAQGIFVNFKNVQRSMRKKMPFGIAQIGKSFRNEITPGNFTFRTREFEQMELEFFCKPGEDMKWYEYWRDFSKKWLLDLGLTVENMRLREHNSDELSHYSKGTVDIEYKFPFGWGELWGIANRTDFDLSRHMEHSGEDFHYQDPVTNEKYIPYCIEPSLGADRVTLAFLCDAFDEEVLEGDDKRTVMRFHPALAPIKAAVLPLSKKLSEGAEEVYAELRKHFATQYDDSQSIGRRYRRQDEIGTPFCITYDFDSEEDRQVTVRHRDSMEQVRMPIADVKDYIEKHLVF; from the coding sequence ATGTATTCAATGGAACAGATTGTCAATTTATCAAAGCAAAGAGGCTTTGTATTTCCAGGTTCGGAAATATATGGCGGCTTAGCAAACACATGGGACTACGGTCCACTCGGCATCGCGCTAAAAAATAATATTAAACACGCTTGGTGGCAGAAATTCGTGCAGGAATCTCCTTATAACGAAGGACTAGATGCTGCAATCCTCATGAATCCGAAAGTATGGGAAGCTTCTGGTCATATCGGAAACTTCAATGACCCAATGATCGACTGCAAGAAATGTAAAACACGTCATCGCGCAGATAAGTTAATTGAAGATGCATTGGAGGAAAAGGGCATTGAATTGGTCGTAGATGGTTTACCATTCGAAAAAATGGAAGAACTTATCCAGGAACATGCTATTGTCTGCCCGACTTGCGGTGCGATGGACTATACGGGAATTCGACAGTTCAACTTGATGTTCAAAACTTCACAAGGCGTCACCGATTCATCGGCAAACGAAATCTTCCTGCGTCCAGAAACGGCACAAGGTATTTTCGTCAATTTCAAAAATGTTCAACGGTCCATGCGTAAAAAGATGCCTTTCGGAATAGCGCAGATCGGAAAGAGCTTCCGTAATGAAATCACACCAGGAAACTTCACGTTCCGTACCCGGGAATTTGAACAGATGGAATTGGAGTTCTTCTGTAAACCTGGCGAAGATATGAAATGGTATGAGTATTGGAGAGACTTCTCTAAGAAATGGCTGTTGGACCTTGGTTTGACGGTTGAAAACATGCGCTTGCGCGAGCATAATTCCGACGAGCTTTCACACTACTCTAAAGGGACAGTGGATATCGAATATAAATTCCCATTCGGATGGGGAGAGCTATGGGGCATTGCGAACCGGACAGATTTCGATTTGTCTCGACATATGGAACATTCAGGTGAAGACTTCCATTATCAAGACCCAGTGACGAACGAAAAATATATTCCTTATTGCATTGAGCCTTCTCTTGGCGCGGATCGTGTTACTCTGGCTTTCCTATGCGATGCATTTGACGAAGAAGTGCTTGAGGGAGACGACAAACGGACTGTCATGCGTTTCCACCCTGCCCTTGCGCCTATTAAAGCGGCAGTCCTTCCATTATCCAAAAAGCTTTCCGAAGGCGCTGAGGAAGTGTATGCAGAGCTGCGTAAGCATTTTGCGACGCAGTACGACGATTCCCAATCCATCGGAAGACGTTACCGCAGACAGGATGAAATCGGTACTCCTTTCTGCATCACATATGATTTCGACTCCGAGGAAGATCGTCAAGTGACAGTTAGACACCGCGACTCCATGGAACAAGTCCGTATGCCGATTGCGGATGTTAAAGATTACATCGAAAAACATCTCGTATTTTAA